From the Nematostella vectensis chromosome 7, jaNemVect1.1, whole genome shotgun sequence genome, the window TATCCGGACGGACCACGTGTCCGGGATCGCGTAAGTCATGGTGAAGCTAGTCTGACCGACTTCCCTCAGCTTCTTGCTAACCATGTCCTGTGTGTCTGTGTGGCGTTCGCCATACGCTTTTACAAGAAAGTCAAGGGTAGTAAAGctattgatgataatgatttgaAGTCTGGAGGTAGCAAAGTTACTAGTATGAGGAAATGCGATGGGTTTCAGTGGAATGAAAACACTGGTAGGGAGCAAGAGCATCGCACTTGTGCTTCTGAGCATGTGCAGCAACCACAGGGGAACCCACCACCTTGTCATCGTCAACAGCAACAGGAAACACAACAACATATAACAATTGGTACGTCGCAGTCAAAGAATTCAGGATATGAAGACGAAACTGCGACAGTATATCCATGTTATTTAAGTATTGTAGACAGACAATCTTCAAAAGAGACTCAAAGCGGTCTGCTTGACAATCTTAGTAACGGAGTCATTGGTACAATTTTAGATGCTGCAGAAAAATATGAATCGATTTTCCACCCAATACAGGCACTGAAAAGGCGCATCAAAAAGTTCCTACAATTTTTTGAGAAATTTGAGAATATTCCTATCCCAGAAGATGAGGATTTTGATAATGGCTCTTTTGTTACCGAGTCAGCAGATTCCCCGAGTGTTCTCCGATTGTGGCTCGACTTGCACAGAGTCGGTTCCGGGTACTCTTCGGCCATCACCCGACAAGTCTCGAATGCTTCCCGAGTGTCACTTAACTCAATAAGCGATGCCCTTGCAGCACCTTTGGAGAAGTCATGTACAGATCTATATGACTCAATAGTTTCAGCGGCTTTAGTTGGTAGAGTAACTACCCTGTACAGGACTCGCCCAGAGCTTGAAATCGTCTCCTTGTTCTGTTCTATCATTGATCGCTGCCTCGCAACTGCAGAACAGGTGAGTTTATGTAGAGCTCATAAACATTTTGAGACGACGTCTACGTAGGTTATGTGCGCGAACCGACTTTTGCCTTATTTTGTGCCAGACTTTTTCCTTATTTTGTGCCTAAGATAACTTTTGCCTTATTTTGTGCCTAACATAACTTTTGCCTTATTTTGTGCCTTTAATTACTTTTGTGCCTTAGATAAAAGATTCCACTCTGAATTCATCATGTCAAATAAGATGGTTTCATTACTTTAAATCCGGATCTACTAGAGCATCGAGCTTGTGTGAAGTGGTTGACATTTTCTGGTGCTCAAATGCTTAGGTGCTCCCCGCCACACCAACAGTACACACACTTTATCGGCGGATtcagccccgaaatgctcacggattacggattttgatgattatttcagcggattggcggattttggaaatacagcggatcacggatctgttgacaatttgggcacggatttcggattttgactgctttgacggtcgaatttcggattttaaatgaatttcagtcgatgctattgtttatctgtcaaaccatgcggatctaaaaatatctgcggatccacggatttgccccgaaaatgttgcggatcggcggatttacatacccctattcacccccccccccccctccttactcccctcccccctctttcAAACTCCGACGGTTCTTGTTAAACACACGAGTCTTGTTTCAACTCCAAGGTCCTGGCAGCCGTCAAACAGCGCCACGCACAGTGGATAAACAAGGAACTGCACTCGCGACAAAGAGCCAACTACAAGCGCTTGCGTGCCCATCTCCCCTTCATCCGGGACACACTGAAGCTAACAGTTGGCGTGGTCGCGCAACATTTGGCTGATCTTACCTTAAAGGCGTTGCCTGGCAACAGGAAGCAATACATCAAGTATGATTCGCGCTTCTTAAGTTGCCGAGCGAGtaattgtttatcaaatataaacaatattttgcgCCACTCTTTTTATTCCTTACTCTAACCCGGAGGCAAAACACCatatagctgtaaaaaaaaaaaaaaaaaaacttttttttaatcaaagcGTCCTTTTCTCGAAAAACGTGAAACGTCCCTTTTTCTCTCTCTCAAAACAATGCgttttacttaaaaaaaaaaacatagaagaAGAAGCAGAATTGAAATAGCGATACGTGCTTTTAGCCTGCGTCGCATCtggaaaaaaatgctttatttttttatattttcgcGTATATATAGGCTATACGTGCTTTCGGTGATAAACAAATTTGCGCGCTAGTCGCATATCGCCACAGGTTCCCGGCCTTCGACCGCTTCTCTTTTTCCTATATTGTTTTCAAGGCAAGGACGATAAATTTCCTTTTACTCCTATGACCCTTGTTTGagcaaaaaatgcaaaaatattttcaagtcAGCACACGCTTATTTTCCACAGATCTTATGTCAGTGTCAAGGTATGAGATTTTTAACTGCaacttgttattattttaaggTCTTTAAAGCGAATTCAACAGTGTTCACAGAACATGGAATCGCTGAGTGGTCCCAGTAAAAATAGATGGGACGAGTGCCGAGATGTGGCGAAAAGATTGGCGGATGTCATCGCTAAACAGTTCGTGTAGGCGAACGGGCCCCGAGAAAAACCCGATGGGACGAGGGCCGAGATGTGGCGAAACGATTGGCGGATGTCATCGCTAAATAGTTCGTGTAGGCAAACGGGCCCCGAGAAAAGAAACCCGATGGGATGAGTAAGATTGGTGGATGTCATCGCTAAACAGTTCGTGTCAGCGTGTCGGCGAACGGGCCTTTAATAAAAACGATGGGAGTGCCGAACTTTTGAGATCTTCCTAAAATTTTATCCTCAACAGTTCGTGTAAACGAGCGGGCTTCTCTGAGCAGTTCGTGTAGACTGAGCTGGCTTCCCTAAACGGTTCGTGTAAACGAGCGGGCTTCCATTTCTCCATTTCGCAGTCGAGACGGCCgttagaccgctaaccaatgaAAAAGCGCCGGAAATCACCGGCCCCCGAAAAAGTAGACAAGAGATTCAAACGCACACACGCACTAAAAATAATCAACAACGCAAAGCTAAAAAACAACTATA encodes:
- the LOC116602305 gene encoding endoplasmic reticulum membrane-associated RNA degradation protein-like gives rise to the protein MKANMTSFLSANVRHMIVELDREFEESLSKTEICRGFGSDGEILVELARLGGTNRNALHDFQDDIKRLLPICKKIDSRLLQMPLESFIDNYGKDVGWTGCENKLMECFEFIKSGDHILLLTAMLLITSSLEHCMGDVYLMHSKDSQCPKHLKDLLYKKELEEVFNEDVMQCLRMLIGPPGSLNLRNVLWHGFVVPTEIPRKYAITLLYLVVLMGRTLRESCAITLGSAPRPLILFPKESLLYEVFPSLSAKELTPIKCLVSGSAFVSSNMTSIWIKALEFFEHQRFELMVTLLLPQLEHALRQVFACVNNCTYRALTADSATLYTTFDEILAETLPDGTTNSLRSAAGDTYMDILLDMLVYPDGPRVRDRVSHGEASLTDFPQLLANHVLCVCVAFAIRFYKKVKGSKAIDDNDLKSGGSKVTSMRKCDGFQWNENTGREQEHRTCASEHVQQPQGNPPPCHRQQQQETQQHITIGTSQSKNSGYEDETATVYPCYLSIVDRQSSKETQSGLLDNLSNGVIGTILDAAEKYESIFHPIQALKRRIKKFLQFFEKFENIPIPEDEDFDNGSFVTESADSPSVLRLWLDLHRVGSGYSSAITRQVSNASRVSLNSISDALAAPLEKSCTDLYDSIVSAALVGRVTTLYRTRPELEIVSLFCSIIDRCLATAEQVLAAVKQRHAQWINKELHSRQRANYKRLRAHLPFIRDTLKLTVGVVAQHLADLTLKALPGNRKQYIKSLKRIQQCSQNMESLSGPSKNRWDECRDVAKRLADVIAKQFV